In Vanessa cardui chromosome 4, ilVanCard2.1, whole genome shotgun sequence, the DNA window TACCATAGTACCAACACCATCCCTCTTGTGCCATCTCCACTATATACAAGGCGCTGAAAAATAAGCGTCAAGCACAGCATTTAAGCTaaacaacataaaattaataccgTAGGTTGTAGGTTATTTACAGTGTCGGTAATTAATTGGTTTTCCGATCCGTTATTTGAGGTGTCGTTGGATGTCACAGTATTAGTGGATACTCGGATAGGGTTAGACTGCGGTCTGACAATGGCCGGAATGTTATGGATGGGGCTATATGGATTTCTTAAGCTCCATGGACTAATTGGTAGTATGTCAATTTTTTGCATGATTCGTGGTACTCTAGTTCCATTAGGAAATTTTCGTATTACTGTGTTATTTGGTAGTACGCCGTAAATGATGTATGGACTTGCTTCTGTTAATGTTTCCAATGGATCATCGTTAGGATTCTTACGTACCACTGTATTATTAGGAAGTATTCCGAAAATTACATAATCTTTTTTCGGAATAGACGATGGAGTGGCGACGTTGATTTGATTACTTATCATATTAACATCATTTGATATTGTCTCATTGATAAGTGCAACTATGGTTGTAGATTCAGTACCTGATATTGTTGTAGTTTCTAAATTGTTTTCGGTCGTCATGTCAATTTCTGTAGCTGATTCAACGTTAGAAACAGTAGTAGTGGCTTCGTTATCGCTCGACATTGTTGATAGATTAATATCTGAACTAAATGTTGTTGTTTCAGATATTTCAAGACTTCTTATAAAGCCTTCAGTCATAGTTGATTCATCACCAAACTTAAGCGTAGTACTTAAGACAGCGTCAGCTACATTACGAGCAGTTTCAAAAGCCGTCGTTTCAATTTCTTGTGACATGGTAGAAGCAGTATCGAGTGACATAGGCGTAGTTGTCAGTGAAATATCAGCCATATTAGCTGGtgcatttgaaaataaattttcggTTGTAGTTATATCTATTGAACTTTGTGAAAAGGACAAGGAAGGGTTTGAGGAAGAAGTAGTCGTTTGAGTCTCAGTTGCTTCTGTTGAAGTCAGGTCGTTTTCATTCTTGAAGTCGAGTGGACTAATTGTTGTTAAAGTCATTGTATTAACAATTTCTGACAAACGGTTTGAAagagaaatattatttgaatttgaactaTTAATCAATTCAGTCAAAGGAGCATTAGCAATCTCATCATTATGGTTTCGAATTATGTCTTCGATCATTTTTAAAACTCGTGCTTTCTTCGAAAGAATCCATAATTGAAGGCGTGATAATTGACTCGGATcttctatattatctatatcttCTAATTCTTTTACTTGCAAAGATTTCATTTGCATATTCGGATTCGATTGTGTTAAATTTATGCTCGAATTTTCTGTATCGTTTACAGTAAAGTCGTTTAATTCAAAGTTAGTGAGGAACGGAACTAGGGCAGGTTTGTtagtaaaatcattatttacactTGAACTGAAACTTGTATCactatttgttaaaattgtttctatGCCTGAAGGACTAACAGACATTTCATTATTCGATATTGCAGCAGTAGAAAGCTCAACATTTGTATTACCTTCAGTTGGTACAAATATTGGCATATCAGCAGTAACAAAAGAAGGTGTAGTTGTTAGTATTTCAGGCACAGGTACTGTATTTTCATTCGGAAGTGTATTTACAGTTGTTTCTGTTGTTGTGATTAATGAACCAGTGTTCAATCTCGTGCTATTTACAATACTCTCATTCCCTACATCTTGGAGGATATTTACAGGGCGGATATTATCTGgattttctataacaatattttcagTATCTCTAATATCTTCCAAACTGTAAGGAGTTGTATTTGGAAGAGAGTCAATGTCGTCTTGCAATTTTAAAGGCTTATTTAATTTAGGAATTAgggaatttaataattttaccatATCTACTGAAAGTCTAGCTCTACTATCCTCATCCATATTTGCaataatgtttttgatattatttgaaaGCATGCTAGTTAGATCTGAagaaactaatttattattagataatacGAGATCAGATACTGTATTATATACCCTTGTTGAGCTGTCAGTCGTTGGTTGATTTGTAGTCATTACGGCAGTCGTTTTGTCTGTTGTTGGTGCAGTATCTgcatataatacttttatagcAAATGGTTTTCTTGCAGATATGGGAGTACTAGGAGGAGGGGTAGGAGAAGGAACATTTGGATGTATGGTTATAGGAGTACTATCCCTGTCCTTCGCATTTTGTGATGGTGTAGTGATACCCCCAACCGAAATACGGTTAAACACATCTTGTGTAGATTGTTCAGTGGTTTGTACAGACTTAGCAACGGTGTTTACGTTATCCACTGACATTAATGTATCTTGACTCATTGAGTCTTTGAcactatttacattaatattgttaCTCACTCCGTCATTTATTTGCTTAACATCGTTACTAGtgctttgtttttgtaatacttCAGTTGTTGAAGAAATACGAGGTCTAGGTGTAGACGTAAGTATTTCAGCTAAAGCGTCAAAAATTGATACTGTAACTGAAGGCGAATGATGTGACGCCTCAACATTCATGACTTGTAATGACTTGGCCAGGCTTTCGGAAAGTCTCAGGTCAGCAGAGGTTAATGGACTTCGTGACTTAGTAAAAGATATTGCGTTCATATCTGGCCCTATTTGTATTTCTTCTCCCTCTACCTGAAATAAGAAGTAATCTCACCcataaatttagaaaaagtaTTGTGAAAAATCGCAGCAATGTGGACTTGAAGGTGAGACAGTATcagaaaaaatagaaaattgtgCGTAGACCAAAGCCTCTTTACTACTTTTGGATATCATTAAAGAAAGTGAATGTTGCATGTAAATGTATTAAGCAAAACCCATTGTGAgtattgaaacaataatattttacatcaatacgatttaatagattttacttaaaattaaatacaatactattattgattaaattgttaaaatggtgcttttttgtttttgtaagcaTTTGCATTGCATATCTTGCACGatcattttcttaaatataataaaaaacttatacaataattatgtaatcaTTGTTTGTTTTTCCTTTTAGTATAGCTTAaatgcaatttataaataatgcctaaaactatttttattatttcagagaCTTATAAACCTAATTACAATAGTGTATTTGTAATGCGAGCATGATTGTGATGTAATGTTTATTCTAAATTGTATGATTAACCGGTTCAGAAGCTGAATCGTGCATGCATGTCGGCGATGATGTATTTTGTCTTGACATCTGTTCTGTTGTAACATCGGAAAAGTCTTCTTCTTCGAACCACTTTGGCTCCTCTACAGACTTTGACAAAAGATGATCAGTCACGAAGAATTTCAGCCAAGCCTTTGGTAATGAAAATCATTgttaaaatgataatgaaagCATGTAAGTTAAATGAATTTGTTACaagcaatttaatttatttttaatgtagcaaattgttgtttaaattttttgtattttttctatgATCAGTATCTAAATTTCTcaagcaataaaatatatataactgtaaAATTATGCAGTGATATTGaaatgcataaaaaaaaatatgaatatattttaagtcaaaaagcaatttattgtacttttataaaaaaaaaatatatgaaatatcaaaTGAAGATGATAATGAATTGTGCAATACTAGTAATGATATGATACTCCTATTCATTTAATGTCCAGTTTCATAAAGGggctttgtttaaatttattttaatatatgaataaaaccaATGGTAAGAAAACTATTATTAGTTACCTAACAACACTGttaaaaattgtaaagtatTCCTAAAAGTCACATTTTTCTACGCATTAATCATTGAAATgagaatgtaaataaaaaacataaaacttataaatacattcaataCGCAAAAGTATTCAAcgcaaatatttaaagtatttttggtACCTTCACAAATTAATAATGCGAAAACAATTgtagtgttttaaaaatagcaCATTCTTCATAATTAAATGTGCGTTTCAGatgttacttattattttgttttttaaattgtaagttGGTataagatttgaatatattgtgGTGTTACTTACTGTAGATGGTGTAATTGTGGGTACAGTGGGTTTATAAAAAGGTTTATCGAGGTatgaagctcgatatttcgagctaaatttatttttttgtttttcaggaCCAGCTATTATCTGGAAAATATTGGATAAACCGTATACAATAAGTTTTACATAAACACAACTCTAAAATACGATAGACgttagtaaaaatatgttaaatgtatACTTACGCCATTTGATGAAGCCTCCGTAGTCTTTGAAAAAGTATCACTATATTTCCTTGAATTTCTTTCTCTGGATTTCGAGGTCACAACTGAAAACTCCTCTCTTGGTTTTGATGATTTTCGACTATATTTTCTTGTTCGAATGTTCCTAATAGGAGGGGTAACAGTCGACTTTTCTTTGGACGATGTcgaattatcattattattgtctTTATAAGTTGCATGATATTTTTGTGTTGTGCTTACAAAATTATTCAGAAGTTTGTTTTCACTTTCTACTGTCATACTTATTACCTCATTGTCAGTTCCATTTTCTGAAGATTCTTTACTGTTGACAGTTATTATAAAGTTACGACTTTCTTGTTTGTTGTCATTGTCTTGACTTGCTTTAGGTGTACCATCAGTATAAATAATAGGTGATTCGGCTGTATTTTCTACTTTCTTTTCTGCAATTGATATCTCTtctgttatattttgtatacttgAGTCCGTTGTTGATGTTGTCAATCCGCCACTCCTTAGCCTCGAGTAGTAAGAAGTTCTAGGCAGCAACTGTTTCGATTTAAACATTGATCtgctttcaatattttttgacgCATCTTTTTTTACTAGTATTTCTGAATTGGCACCaacattttttgaaatatttctccTTAAATACAAAGACGAACGTACAGTAGGTTTCTTAAAGGATAAATTAGTATCATTGCTTTTACTTTGACTGGAATTTTCAATGTTTGAGGATTCAGTTGTAGTTAATTTCacttttctttgaaatttataagTTCTATCGATCGACGGACTAAAAGAAGCTGTAGAGATGGTTGAAGTAGATAAAGTGTTTGATTTTTTGTTTCTCGGCTTAAACGATCCCCTTAGACGATATTCAACAGATTTAGGCACCGGCTGTTCGGAAGTCGTTGTTGTTATTACAGGTATGTTTTCTTCAGTTTGACTGTTACTGCTGTTACCTTCCACGTTTATTTTACTGCGTAGCTGAAAGTCAggtgttacataatattataaaaaatcgaatttatttcatataacttGTGATTTGTTTAAGGATGAGAATAATGTACTTTTTGTAAGTATAAAAACGTGAcatcgattatttattattgatgatgctgatttaattttaatgatgttaattaaacgaattatggtatgcaaaaaaaataatgtaagtagTATTGTATTAAAAGCCAAATATggtctaatttaatattattacccGAGAATGTTTTTCTATATCAGGAGCCGTGATAATGGATTGTGAAGATGTTGTGTAAGTTTTAAAGACTTTTTGTGATGCTTGTGCTTTCACTGACAAACTCTCGCTGGGTGGAGAGCTGGCTTGTGTctgaaatttttgtttttcgttatttgtatgtatgtttgcaCAAACATGAGGTAAGTCCATGCGATTACCAAAATCTGTATGAATGAAAGTagtgatttaaataatgttttggtTTTTGATTACTTATACATTGTTAGTATGTGGAACAATGTTAGTGATATGAAACAAACAGAAATTCTGTTTTAAGTGCTTATTTATTGCAACTCGAACATGATATACAGTGATATTAATATgagtgatatttaattattaattaaccatACTTTACTTTTCTACTCACCGATGCATTCTTAGCTTGAATCAAAGCTTTAAACGGTTCAGGATAGTTATCATCTTCTTTGATTTCATCtgatactttttgtttttcagCAGTAAGTTGCGTTTTTCCTTTACTTCGAGAAACTGGACGTTTAACAACTTTTGTTGTTTTCTGAGTACTCGACtttaaagtaattctgtctgtacTAGGTCTTAAATTTCTTTCAGTTGTAGACCGTGAAAAAGATTTTGATTCCGTCTGACTAGTAATATTTTCTCTAATTTGACTAGATTTCACTTCATTAGATGTTACTATACCTTCACCGGTTAAATTTGTATCTGTTTCGGATTGCCTTGTTTTATATCTTAATTTCCTTGAGTTTCTTATGTCTTCAGTTCTTGCAGTTGTTGGTTCTTTAGGAGCAGTTGATAACGCATTAGCTGTACCAGACACATCTAAGTCTAAAGCCCGAACATTTGTACGTGTGTTAATACGTCCGCGACCTCTGGGGACGGTTACACTTTCAATCGTTCGAACAGTTGAACTCCTTCGTCTTATTTGTGAATTGAATTCACCTCCATCTTTTGATAACGTTTTTGTAATATCATTAAAAGCTATATCAGTAAAATCCTTTTGTATCTTGCCTATAGGCGGTGAAGTAACCAAAGGAACCGTCGTTGATTGGGCCGGAACATATCTACTGGACTGTCGTGATCGACCTTTTGATTGATTTTCCCTATTCACTGTAGTATCAAAGTTTTCTTCATTGACTACTGGCTTGCTACGCACCCGACTATTCGATCTTCTTGAATCAAATCTGTCGCTTCTTTCAGGTTGGTTTTGAGATTGAGTAGTATAAGTTGGAGATTCAGTAGGCCTGCTTCTGCTTCTCGATCTTGAAATATCCCGTGGTTGAATTTCTTCTCGTCTTCTTGAAACTCGGGATCTAGACGTAGAAGATACATCTTCCGACTTATTTGAACTTGTAGGACTTCTATCGGGATTTGGAAGCCGTCTGCTGATACGCGATGTGCCTTCTACCTGAAATTAAAAgagtttttgttattgtttttttgaaattgatctaaataaaattttaaatttttggtcAAGGCAGctctgtatacatatataacataacttATAACGAAGTTCCTCGTAGTGTTGaggaattttaataattttgtttttaataaagtaataagcgAGTTACTGATTGTGTGTACAAATTTTACACATGAAGGCACAGGAAACTATTGTACCGTATCAATGATTTCAACAGCGCAAGTAAAACATCGGGCCAGTAAGCGGGCGATTAGATACGAAATATTTGACCTAAAATGCGTTTAATTTACATGAAAAGAGCTATAACTGATTTTgatctatgttttatatattataattattatcagtttATGAAAACAAGGGTAGacataataatgataacaaattgttgccattttattaaatatctgttgttttattttataaaaatacgtcAACATTAGGCATTATCTTGGGATACGAAAGTGAAGAGATATCTGAAGATTAAGTGGCATGAGTATTTCAGgttgtcaatttaaaatatgttccGAATTATGAACAAAACACACATTGTGaacatacattaatttttacatGAAGTACTAcgattttttattagtaattcgAATAACCTTAAAAGGATCTTGACTTTTTAATACAACTTAATTGAAATTgaagtgtattatttttttattttatggccaCACGTTTTAATCTCTGTAAATAAACTTTGAATGACTCAATGGCTGAAACGATTGTATCACAAAATTATCTGAAGTATTATGAAAGTattgaatgaattttaaatgcgcattatatcaattaattaaggcCACaactatcaataattatatgtaaattattactcAATGAACTGACTGAATAAATAAGACATCTATCCGATAACTCCAAGATAAAAagcaagttattaaaatatatatgaatgagCGTAgcaatttaagaaatttaattaataaaacacacaTTATTGAGTCCTTTAACTTTGTCCcctcatacataattataacacTTTACTTCGTAATCTTACTCATAAAAATTATTAGCATAAGAACTGTACTGGTAAGGTCGTGTTAGTGTTTATGAAATTATTCCTAAAATGAATTTTCCTGTAAAACCAAATAAACTATTTAGTTAAAAGCATTTATCCCATGATTAAATGCATgcaaaccttttttaaaattaaaaacaattttttttattttttttagagtgATAGATAaaagcaaaattatttaaataaaacaatgaataaCTGTTCCATTTTTTCAAAGATCCGTTTTCTTTAAAGGCAAAAAGTGAAGGGCGACTTTATCTTAAAATCAAAGGTCGAAAGCTGTGACAGTTTATTAAGTATTAGTCTAGATAATGTTCTAGATTGAGTGTATCTGAGCGCACCTGGGCCATATGTGTGCTAAGTAGCTATTAATAACATAAGTGAGTTGTTACTGTCTGGAGAGAAATTATGTTGCCAACGCCTGCGGTAGTGATTGCAACGAActctttttaattattccatatttcataactaaatattattaaatcggACCAATTTGTAATATACGCTTCACTCCACATATATTTATCTTCGACTGTTCTTATGTATCCGTATCATAAGGGATACGATAcctatttgtttctttttttatttatattctttatttttaactaataactTACACACCTTAGGATaggtttcaaatttaaatacacacATACTTAATGGGTTGCACACACACCATTGCAGTTTTGAatcatatcattattaattaagcgTACTGACTTGGAAAACCGTGAAAAATTTGCCACTTCATAcacttcaattaaaaataatattatataaataatagacataaataaatatcaaatatatatcaaaagcCATAGGTATATAAAGTGACATAGATCTACAGAActcaataatgttatttttttaattatcctttaagtaagaaatttaaacatattccaccaacccccgtGGCCCCGTTATGTGATAGTCTAGCCGTAGTAGCCTTGGGCAAACTTCATCCCACATTGaaagacttttttatactatatattaatcatagtaAAGCACGACATGAATGAAAAACTTATTGCAAATTCTCACATTTAGTTTGACGTTTGAATCGCAATCACAATGCACATGCATTAAACTCTTATGTATTAACATGACACTATCTTTAACGCTTAGTTCAATAACTCAATCAATTCACTCAATAAACAAAacgaattaattacaaatatatatctaaaaggCATACAAAGAACCGCCATTAACAATAAACGAAACCATTTATCGTATAATTGGAACACGTCAGTGTACAGTCAGagacaaatatacaaaaataatactagACACGAAAATTGAAGGTCGGCTTAGCTAAGCTTTTGTagatcacattttttttaataacattatgtgTTGCACTGTACGTATCGCATATCGGGTCGGCTTATTTACGTTACATTGAAATCAATCACTTCATTGCAATCGTTTCATAGTATAACACCaagtcgctttccgctgtctgtccctatgtatgcttagatctttaaaattacggaacggattttaatggggtttatttttaatacatggtTGTGTGTATAATACAAGTAAGCAGTGGACAacacagtaaagaaacactgataattttagagttctaatgtgatgtcgtaaataaataattctgtagtatattaatatcagtattgcaccaaatccttcgtcagttttcaaattaattccttatcaagtcttaaacttttagtaccttttgaatctaaacatcaaatcattgcgacgcaatatgtcattgtcactcggtaaagcagattgtcgctgatactgagcacacgaaaatagatcttaaggcgacgaaccttttcttaccctacTGTACCTGTGTGAAGCTGGGTCTGGtggctagtattttataaattcacgCTCGTGAAAAgtatatttgcatttataatcgTTGAAGTAAATTCGTCTAAAGCGTAAACTTCAGCGGCTGACCTTGTTTGAACGATAAATGTACAAATGTTGATTTGTCAAgaatttgaaaacatttaataagtGTGACTAATTTCACGGAGTCAAATATTATTGGAGCGTTCATAAAATGATCAATAGAATATTGACtagagaatttatttaaaaaaaaataatttgtacttACAGAAACATTATATACTTGTaacaaaatttgttattattaaaactatatactcataacattataatatcaaaattttacatattcataatatgtggatttattttctttatgttttaacaaatattaaccatttatcAAGCAAAGATTACAAAAGCAAAAATGTTACGTTTTTGTTTTGGTTCTAggtatgtttttaaaacatttttgtctcagatcatatttatttaaatattgacgctGAAATTGgcgaaaattgtttatataggccggaaaattttaaatgaaataacggAAGTGATAGTGATTTTATTatgaatcatattattaaaagactttgacatattatgaaatataaataactgttatatatttacataattaattcaatataataattgccGATTGTGTTAAGCAATAAATAAGTAATCTAGATTAGTCatactcaatattttattgaaccGATATTCAAGACAATGtacaacgttttttttatttaataattaaaatctattaaaatcaattagtCTTAATTCACTGTTGAtaagttcaaaaatatttgttagtaCGCTAGACGGCTGTACATAAATACTAAGCTGGAAAActctattaaaatgtataattatacagTTAAATAGTACCAGTGACGTCATAATAATGAACTatcattaaatgtatgtatatgtaatctattatatatattataaatgtgaactcTTAtaactgtttgtctgtcgctcttttacgtcaaaaccgctgaaccgtatTTCATGAAATTAGGTATGGAgtaaacatgaactccaagaaaggcctactttgtctaacacatgacaaccgacaccctaaaacgcgagcgaaatcGCAGGTGACTACAAGTATAGCATAAAGTAACATATGGTTATttcttgaataattatatttcagaaGTGACATCAATCATTACCATGGAACGTGTGGCCGTATGTATCGTAtagtattttgattgatttattgaaGTCTGCTAAGACTGCCAGTCTGCGCgggatataataaaagttatattatttaccttGCTCTACGTATTTAACGTTATTAAACGAATATATTATACGTTATTTGAAGATATCTGATTGCGATTCATTTCTTAGAGCATATAAATATAgtgtatattaatcattattaaaaaaataaatatttgtataatatttgatttaaataaagtacaatacGTGCATATACATACACCATTTAATAACGGTTAAATCTAGAAT includes these proteins:
- the LOC124544013 gene encoding mucin-3A-like isoform X2; the protein is MRGVWWSAFALLLLVVVASAIRSGQVEGTSRISRRLPNPDRSPTSSNKSEDVSSTSRSRVSRRREEIQPRDISRSRSRSRPTESPTYTTQSQNQPERSDRFDSRRSNSRVRSKPVVNEENFDTTVNRENQSKGRSRQSSRYVPAQSTTVPLVTSPPIGKIQKDFTDIAFNDITKTLSKDGGEFNSQIRRRSSTVRTIESVTVPRGRGRINTRTNVRALDLDVSGTANALSTAPKEPTTARTEDIRNSRKLRYKTRQSETDTNLTGEGIVTSNEVKSSQIRENITSQTESKSFSRSTTERNLRPSTDRITLKSSTQKTTKVVKRPVSRSKGKTQLTAEKQKVSDEIKEDDNYPEPFKALIQAKNASTQASSPPSESLSVKAQASQKVFKTYTTSSQSIITAPDIEKHSRLRSKINVEGNSSNSQTEENIPVITTTTSEQPVPKSVEYRLRGSFKPRNKKSNTLSTSTISTASFSPSIDRTYKFQRKVKLTTTESSNIENSSQSKSNDTNLSFKKPTVRSSLYLRRNISKNVGANSEILVKKDASKNIESRSMFKSKQLLPRTSYYSRLRSGGLTTSTTDSSIQNITEEISIAEKKVENTAESPIIYTDGTPKASQDNDNKQESRNFIITVNSKESSENGTDNEVISMTVESENKLLNNFVSTTQKYHATYKDNNNDNSTSSKEKSTVTPPIRNIRTRKYSRKSSKPREEFSVVTSKSRERNSRKYSDTFSKTTEASSNGIIAGPEKQKNKFSSKYRASYLDKPFYKPTVPTITPSTVEGEEIQIGPDMNAISFTKSRSPLTSADLRLSESLAKSLQVMNVEASHHSPSVTVSIFDALAEILTSTPRPRISSTTEVLQKQSTSNDVKQINDGVSNNINVNSVKDSMSQDTLMSVDNVNTVAKSVQTTEQSTQDVFNRISVGGITTPSQNAKDRDSTPITIHPNVPSPTPPPSTPISARKPFAIKVLYADTAPTTDKTTAVMTTNQPTTDSSTRVYNTVSDLVLSNNKLVSSDLTSMLSNNIKNIIANMDEDSRARLSVDMVKLLNSLIPKLNKPLKLQDDIDSLPNTTPYSLEDIRDTENIVIENPDNIRPVNILQDVGNESIVNSTRLNTGSLITTTETTVNTLPNENTVPVPEILTTTPSFVTADMPIFVPTEGNTNVELSTAAISNNEMSVSPSGIETILTNSDTSFSSSVNNDFTNKPALVPFLTNFELNDFTVNDTENSSINLTQSNPNMQMKSLQVKELEDIDNIEDPSQLSRLQLWILSKKARVLKMIEDIIRNHNDEIANAPLTELINSSNSNNISLSNRLSEIVNTMTLTTISPLDFKNENDLTSTEATETQTTTSSSNPSLSFSQSSIDITTTENLFSNAPANMADISLTTTPMSLDTASTMSQEIETTAFETARNVADAVLSTTLKFGDESTMTEGFIRSLEISETTTFSSDINLSTMSSDNEATTTVSNVESATEIDMTTENNLETTTISGTESTTIVALINETISNDVNMISNQINVATPSSIPKKDYVIFGILPNNTVVRKNPNDDPLETLTEASPYIIYGVLPNNTVIRKFPNGTRVPRIMQKIDILPISPWSLRNPYSPIHNIPAIVRPQSNPIRVSTNTVTSNDTSNNGSENQLITDTVNNLQPTISSSALNITDSSSLGITTSTNKPPAEKSTASHVLSLRTTTMLPSIDEILLNSISSATKEEMVISSMTSSTSEPRILTLDIDPETKQIRTEKPDDGTGNAVFKFIPIDEVTVSQQKSNVLKLASTKMPKTTSFNDMLQVTTSESNTQTTQNDISTNGQTTSTPIFAMTPIENSDTTTIIPELSIVMNNIEAEPTTLAPEITTATANIVGTMLPTATEISTPNPLTTPAARPTTTTTSSPTIMTSIPSVIATTVTTEIDNLSTATTTLPTTLQTTTVNPPTVTITTPTASVLETAASNQKDADLLQSLLQQIGRSPKNLNSFSNNQQNDNAKLLQAILLGGQQSIGSNKKFNENKPSSTTIRSIEDDIRQFEEDTKLLKALLLATGRNPAELNLPNLDNIKGLTASTTSIPTTTKFITTTSQPTTTQRTTTITPTTTTTVPTTTTTTTTTTTTTTTTNTPLITTTLKSTSSGRISELSYNEDLRKLQEDTRLLQALLQATGNQNTANKPIISGITSNVRIASNPLTTSIESNPTTPVNNRPIFTTRPSPVFTAITPETVTVSTLQPQQQTTEEIGISTTFQPFNVRSTTTVRSVGDTSAATRRVQTSRFQVTTEIPSTSTFSDEEDLLFLQNLKSVLSAKNSGEDPETALANRVIALAVERSLNEIQTGKKVDTSTTTYRPTTTTARLTTTTTKSTTTTEASTLNTPSIEEDIKQFEQDTKLLQALLKATGQDPSKFNIPTLANTNRPVTASIESTTAKPYGAKIAVKDELKNEQDDAKLLQTLIKLQDAQETTTQRSKIAITGQSSDEALKKLLNQAQPAGMVSEATKSSISLSTEFGNSNDALLAALLKEQGFGPTTALLNQVVVTPKARRTTTPPPPPPAPRRPVLDGLAWLWQQWRETAPGPDVARPNRRPAPSARPSITPSAATSSRVNWFGSGPFVGNADERPTSNRIPLEPPSVVTTEQGPGRGQLVSAAINVTRAFSQFLGAAIQGAAQTVQSVIRAGQRAASDAYTSGSG